Part of the Mycolicibacterium mengxianglii genome is shown below.
GATTCGCGGAACCACCACCGCGGCTGCGGCGACGACCGCCTGGCTGTGGGGCGGCTTCCCCGTGGCGCCGCGGCGGGCATCGACATTGGCGCTGGTTGCCCTGGTCTCCACTCAACTGGGGCAGACGCTCATCGACTCGCAGAGTCCCCTGGTGATCACGACAGCTGTGGGATCGCTGGCCACGTTGGGCGTGCTGATCAGCACACCCGGGGTGAGCCAGCTGTTGGGCTGCACGCCGCTGGACCCGCTGGGCTGGGCGCAGGCGCTGGGCGTGGCGGGTGTGGCGACGACCGCCGCCTGGGTGACGCCCCGGCTGGTGTCGCGGGTTCAGTCGTCGATGTCGACGACACCCAGCCGCCACAACAGTGCGTACAACTCACGCAACGGTATTTCGATGACGTGGGCGACGACCGAGACCGGGTCCGCGGAACCGGCGCCTACAGGGGTGGACACACCTTCCACAATCCGGATGGCGGGCGTCTGAACGCCCAACTCGCCATGACCGAAAGGCAACAAATGGCCGAACCCTTGCCGAAGTCCAGGAACTCCTCTCGCCGAGAAGCCGTTCAACGGGTCCGCAACGCCCAGTCC
Proteins encoded:
- a CDS encoding Rv1535 domain-containing protein; translated protein: MEGVSTPVGAGSADPVSVVAHVIEIPLRELYALLWRLGVVDIDD